GTCCGGGTCGAAGAGGCTACCGGAGTTTAAGTCCGGTCTCCGAAAAGATGAGATGTCAATCTCCGACAAGGGGGTCTGTCTACGATTCTCTGAAGCTTCAGAAGCTCTGTTTTCCTCCAAATTTGACTCcgttttatccctacttttactGCACTCTACAGGGTGTTTTGCCACCATTTTAGGCCTAACGTTTTCCTTGTCGTCGACATCGATATCATCACCATCCTGCTCTGACTCTTCTTCATCTTCGAGGTCTCTCATAAGCTCGGTGACGTCGATGATGTCAGGCTCTTTCTCCGTCACATTCTTCTCTAACTGTttgatcttcttcttctgcttcgtTCCTTCCGAAATCAAATTATGGGTCTGAATGTTGAGATTTGAATCCGCGTACCCATCCGATGCATTTACCTGAAGAACTCGATCTTGGGGTTTCAGGTACCCAATTCCAATCGGTCCAATCGGTCCGATTGACTTCAACTTCATCATCAACTTCCCTTTCACCCCTTTCATTGTTTCCGAAATTGAGCACCGAAAATCTGAACCAGGCAACAAAATTTGGACacggaaataaaaataaaaaaaataaaaggaggaTCGTAGAGATTAGAGAGTAAACGACgctgctgctgcttcttcttTCTCCGCCTTGACCTTGGTGGTTGGTGGTTCTACAGACGGAGCTTTCCAACTTCAACGGCTACAAAGTTGTTTTTGGAGttctaaaattcgaaaacaTGGGGGCAGGGAATGCTGTGGGATGCGGAACAGGATAAGTGTGAGGCTAACGGTCATAATTTGCTAGTGGCTTCTTTTCTTTAGCTTTTGTCACTTTTTTTCCGTCTTACTTTTCCTTGAAGGACAGTGATGGGAGAAACTTTTCATTATCACGGGTATACGAGTGATACAAAATGTATTATTATACAAATATTAGGATATAtgtgataaaaaattaataacttaaaaaataaaatatttcacaatttatataaaaacacatgatgtacATTTGTTATTCCgatcataataaaaaatttctccagttATGGATGGTTGATTGAGAAGCAGAAGCcatttttcattaattcttTTTTACGGCTTATTAATTGAAATCACTTCTGAAATTgtcatttaatttcaatttaatttctGAAATTAATTTCGTCTCACTTCATTTCTTAACTAACatttttaattcttttgatCTCAATCCACCTGATTAAAGAAATGTTATCTTCAAAAGTATTTTGGACcgttttattttttacacattTATTTTGCTTCAGTCTACACACAAAAACATCCCACTCATTTTTGACAACTCTAATTCTAACATGTACTTTTGAGGCtttttagaaataaattattcaataaACAGAAAAATTTGTGGCaacaatattattatataaaccAATATAAGAATTACAATTTTGTTTCTAGtcatttcattttgtttctaaAGTTCATTTCACTTGCGAGACATAGTAAACTTTACACTTGGAAAGTACTCATTacgataaaaagaaaaacatgatCAGCCTATTCCCAGATATCTTTCCAACCGAAATTGGCCTAATTcacctataaaaaaaaataaaaactaatgaaaaacacttgaaaactttaagttttaacgataaagataaaataaagagtaaaatgaatagtatcaagattgactttttagtgtaaaaatatgacttttgttaaaataaacagtaccgaaagtttttcgttaaaatttcctaAAAAATGATAACGGATCCTTTGcacaaaataaaaacgaaaaaaacaATAAGCCATCCCATCCAAAATACTTCCTATGCAAAccccaaaaccacaaaaaatcATCTAAAGCAAACGTGCACAGTTCGCAACTTGGTATTGATTTGTTCACTTGGGGTAAAGTTGCGCAAAGAGCGCCCCTAAACCCTCAGATTAGCAACGGCCCCCATTGCAAATGGGATTATGGTTATAAGCTCAAGCCCCCACGGACCAAAGACATATAACCTCTTTCAAAGGGTTACTCTAACCAACATCCTAAAGCAGCAGAATATAAATTCTTAGCTTTCAACAATTAACATTATATAGAATATAACCATCTCCTTAGTAGCTATTGTTCCCGAAAATTTACGATTCACAAACCAAACCACAAATATAAGTAACCATCGTCTTAGCATCCAACATACCACAATGCAGaaacttttatttttctcaaatactttcataaaGCCTATCTAATCACTGCTGAGCACACTGAACCCTCTGGGCACCACCATGCATGTCCTCATCATCGTCATATGCCTCGTGTGCATGTGCTTGCTTTCGGCGCATTTCCTCCTCTATGTTAACATCATGCAGCGTAGTCTCCTCACATTCATCCAACTCCATGTCGGTCAGCTGAGCCGAAGTCTTGGGGGGGAGGACAGCCTCCAGAGCCTTGCACTGTTCTGGATTCAGTGAGTCGGGGAACTCCACTGTGAAGTGAATATATAACTTACCTTTCATGAATGGCCTCTGGTACATTGGCATGCCCTCATCATTTATAGCCTTGAATTGATCTGATAGACACCagtgaaaaaacaaattaaatcacTGGAACTAAAAAATATTCTGATGCAACGTCCATTTGTTAGGATGAAAGCCTAGAATTCTCAAACAAAAGCTTTTATCACAATACGGGCCAAAAACTAATGCACTAACTTTCACCGCTATGCATTTCCTAACTGAACTCAATATTATGATTGCAGGGACTGCAGGGACAGGTTGCAAATCTCATTTGTTCCATTAGTATAGTTATGATAATTGCACCATAGTAAACCAAACACATGACCACAAGCAACAGTGTCTTCTTCCAGTCACTAActacaagagagagagcgagGGGGAGAGAGAAATGTAGGTGCGATTATAGGCATAAAGGGAGTGAAAAGGTAAtatgttttaaatttaaaagGCAAATAGATGTGATGTTATTCCCACCCGCTCCGTTTTCTCACCCTCCATTAAATTTAAAACATATTACCTTCTCAATCCCTTTGTTCCTATAATCCTTAGTCTTTTTCTCCTTTCCAAAAAAATTGGTCATCTTTGAATAGCTTTACTCATATCGTCATCATATACGTTTGTTTTCTGTTCATGTATTTTTTGGTtgtctgttttctttttctttttcactcaaaacttctttttgtttgtaacataaacaaaaacttaTACCAGACTTGTCAATAACCCATAAAACACCAATCCAAATCATCATTGGTTCAAGTGACAATGGCCTACACATTTATTTGACCAACCCTAATAAAGGTAGCATAATAAAATATTCCAAGAATGAATTTGATAATGAATCATAACATCAGGAACTAACCGAATGCACAAAGCAACTATTCAAAATGAGTACAGTAATAATGAAACTTACCAGGCTTTACAACTTCTCCAGGTTGGGATTTAATGAGGAGCTGTCTTCCATCTAAATGTGTCAATACAAATTGGAAGCCGCAGAGTGATTCCACAAGTGACAAGGTATGTTCAAAGAAGAGATCATCACCCTTCCTCTTAAATTTAGGGTGCTCCTTTTGTTGTAGGACAAAGACAATATCGCCTGTGATGGTGTCTGGCTgcagaatgaaaaaaaaaaaaggaagacaaAATAGCATGGATCAATAAATGTACCAAAGACAACTGACATAAAGTGGTCACAAATAACGAACCTTCAAAGTTCAAAGTGAAAGCATGTAAACCTACCGCTTCATCAGCTTCACCAGGGAAAGTAATCTTCTGCCCATTTTGCATGCCCTTCTCCACAATTACTTCTAAGACTTTCTTTTCCTGAACAACCTTCTCACCCTTACATTGTGTGCAGCGATCCTTGTCATTAATGGTCTCACCAGTACCCTTGCACTCAGCGCAAGGATGTTGCATTTGCTGGATCATCGAGGGGCCGAGATGTCTAATAGAGACTTTCATTCCAGAACCTTGGCAGCCAGGACATTTCATTGAAGCACCTGACTTCGACCCTTTACTGAATCATGTAAAATAACATCTCCATATCAGAACCATAGAGCACTAAAGTAAATTTCGAATAACAACATTCAACTCGTATTAAAACACTAACCCCTTGCACTTGGAGCAGATTTTGTTGCGCGCAAGAGAAAGCTTTTTGGACGTTCCATTGTAGAGATCTTCCAAAGAAACCTTAAGGGGATGGATCACATCCTCTCCCCTTCTCTGCCTTCGGCCTCTGCTGCTTCCACCACCTGGGACATAGCATCAAAACACTTAATTCCAATTTACACAAAGTACAAACACACGGAGCTCAGATCCAAACAGGGAAAATGCCTCACCACCGAATGGGTTTCCACCAAAGAAGGATTGGAAAATATCAAATGGGTCATGgccaccacctccaccacccATTCCTTCCTTGAGGGCATCCTCGCCATATTGATCGTATATCTCACGTTTCTCTGGATCACTCAGAACCTCATATGCTTGGGCCAACTCTTTAAACTAAATTACAAACCGGTATCAAAACGGTCAGAAAATCAACATAACAAGAAAATACCATTAGGTTTTATTTGATGACAATGAAATTCCAGCACAAGCACCCCCTCGGGTCGGACTATAACTCGTAGTGTCCGAAATACAAACATatgaaagattgaagaaaaccCAACATATAGTTTCACCATGTTAACTGCTCACATATACCTCCGATTTATCAAAAACGATTCAGATGAATTATAAAtttcaataatttaaaaattcaagtgcagtaaacaacaataataaaatttaaaaaaaaaacccagaaatcccCAATATACTCAAagccaaaaaaaataataatttgctAGATCTCAACGAAACCAtagatttgaaaaataaaaaagctgcTGAATTAATAAACCAAGAGAATATTAATATTAGGAAAAGGAAAGTAAAACCTTCTCAGGATCGCCGCCCTTATCAGGGTGGTTCTTGATGGCGGCTTTTCTATAAGCCTTCTTTAGATCGTCCTGCGAAGCGGTCTTTGAAACTCCAAGGATCTCATAATACTTGCTGTTATCGCTTTTCTTTGGAGCTCTCCCAAACATTCTCACTTGTTACCCTTAATctgttaaataattaaaaaataaatgataaaaaccaccaataaatttcaaaaaataagaaagaaaaaaaacctaaatcccAGAACTGGGTTTTGAAATTGATACAGAGAAAGATTATAGAGAGCTAACCGATTTTGAAATTCGATTAATTGGAGGTATGTCGTCGGACAGAGCAGAGAGAAGAACGAGAGAgggcgagagagagaggagtgttGGTTCAGGGATCTGTGTATTAAAGCGAGGGAATGGACGGCTGCGATTGATTGTCATCGAGGTGGTCGCTAAGGGTTAGTATTGACATTTCACATGCGAATAAGGAAGGATCTAGAATGTCTTTTTGCTTTTTACCCTTTACcctttaccttttttttatagaaactttaacgaaaagcttctggtactgttcactttaacgaaaaatcatactattcactttaccctttattttgtccttatcattaaaactcaaagttttcaaacccttttcattagttttccttttttttatctatttgccggaatattgtttttttttcaaagaaaattgttttagtATTAAAAAGGAATAGTGTTTATGTAAATCAGAAGTAGAGATTTATTTTGTGTTATTGTATTATTTGGGCAACAAGTATTTTTTTCATAAACTAGTATAAATGAAGGCACAATTTAACATATAGAAATTTTCtagcatttctctctctctatagtCGCTCCTctcattctcaatttttttggtttataacatgttatcagcacCCCCAAATGTTAGGTTTCGAATTTGGAGAGGTCCCCTAAAGAACGGAGTTTGGTAACATCGATCAAATACTTTTAAACATGGTTTCAATTTCAATATCTTCCAGTTCTTGATGGCATGAATATTCACAATGACCACGAACTCTAATTTTACGTTGTTCGAATAATATATCTTGccttaatttatattttgattattCAATTCGATTGCAAATATTGGATTTTTGTATTGGTTTTGAGAATGCAGATATAATGCATCTGAAGTTCATATTAAATGTTGAATTTATAGTTTCGAGAGATGTCATAACAATGTGAAGTTTTATAAGACATATCACTCATGTTGAAATCCGAAGTTcctaatcaaatcaaatcatgtCTTGAACAAGCATgttcaaattttttatgtttacatatttttttttatcttaccATAACACTAACAGCAACTTTGTTCCCTCAGCAAAATATCGACCttaacaagctcgatttcatgCAACCGAGGGCTACAAAATATTGAATTTGAAATCATGTTTTCGAAGTACTTGATTGATGTGACCAAACTCCGTCCAAGAGGAATTACACATTTTGCATGAATGATGTTCCGTGCTCTGACAGATTCACTCCATGGTTGTCGACCCTATTTCAATCGCGTACTTAGTCATCATGTTGGCTatcgtattaaaaaaaattcataatttctcaaaacatttattAAGAACATGTTgttcaaaaacttgtttggtatgagattgaaaattgtttttaaattttaataattaaaaagaaaagaaaattatccTACAACAActcaattttatttaaaattgctCAACGGCTTCAACAGCATTGTTTTGTCCGTGGAGAACAACAAATTATAGCAGCAGCTGGCGAgactaaaaggtcgtacccagtgcaaaggctcctgctttacgcagggtctgggagaggtgaatgtcggctagccttacccccattttatggagaggctgctcccaagtctcgaacccgagacctaccgctcatgggcgaaggcacttgccatcgcaccaagtgcgacctcttgcAGCTGGCGAGACTGCAAGAGGAAAATCTGAATGGCACTCTACCTTGTTTAATCAGAATTAGACACTCTTCAGTTGCATAATTACTAAAAACATCAATATTACAGACGCCCCGCCACGTACAATTTGGTCAGGTACCTGAAAGCTGCGGGAAGGAGTATAACGATCTACATTGTTTCTGTTATCTTGAAATAATTTCCTGGAACATCTAACTTCCACCACCCGACTAGCGTTTCTGCAGAATTATGAACTTGGAATTCCctttacttttttcttttggctaaAAGAAACACACATGAACCTGCATAAGATGGGGAAGTCCAGCACCCTGCAAGGCTTGATAGCAAACACTAAGGACGGGGAAATGAATGCCACCACTTTTGTTTGCAATAACCAAGCGCCCGAACCTGGTTAATGTACCACTGCACGATTCTGCTCTAAATGAAATAACCGGAGAAGATGAGTTTGATATCCTGAATAACCTGCCAAACCATCCAAAATGATTCCTTGTTTATCAAGGTTTCAGCCCAAGACGTTTCCTTGTCTTTCCTACAAATAAGTCCCCGGATTTGATCATGCCTGGGATGCAACCACTAATTGTCACTAATGGGAACTGAGCAATTCCCTCTTTCCTCCCAAGTGAAACAAGTGCCATTTCTAAACCAGGCTTATATGTAGCCATCTTGCTTTCATTTCGTCCGCTCAACAATAGCTTCAGGTTCTCGGCAGTCACTTCAGCATGTCTTTGTGCTAAATATCCTTGTTTGATCTCCTGTTTCAATAGATTGTTTTTATTAGTTTAAgacagatttttttttaaacataaaaattcGTAGACATTGATAGTGAAAATGACGAACAAAATCGCAGCAAAGGTTGATCTAACTTTTTCACCAGACTCATAACTCATACGGCTGTTACTTCTTGCCAAAATGACTTTGAACCCTTACAAAAACAAGAAGTCAATATTACCGAGTATGAGCAAAATCTAAATCAGAGCTGTCATATTGCGCTGGGGTCTGTAGTCTGTTCAACATTTTGTTCTTGTTAtacctatctttgtggtttctAAATTATCTTTTCACTTTAGTATGAGGTTTCTCAAAATAAGAGCTACTTATTGGTGATATGTCCTTACCCATATTCTCTACAAAACACTGTATCATACTGAAAACTCCCCATTTATCAATCATcctatttttttcttgtttgaaGTTATTTATAAACTGATAATTTTGCTTATTTATAAACTGATAATTTTGCTGCTTATTAACCACATGACTAGAAGTTTTTTGCATTGTTTCACGAAATAGAAATATCAAACAAAGTTCAGGCCTCATAATATTCCAAAACTTGTTAAACTatagtcgtacccagtgcacaaggctcccgctttacgcagggtttgggagaggtgaatgttggCTAGCCTTGAGAAAAGCAAAATAGCGTCATGATTGCAGTTCTGCCTCTACCATCAAACAGTTAATTAACTCTATAATTTTTCGGTTTTATAATTAGCTCAGGTGTTTTTCGGCCCCTAGCATTTTATGTGAATCAAACCCTGAATTTTTTCCCATATTTATCCAGCCCCTCAATAGTTACTTATATTTACAACTTGTATGCTAACCACTAACCATGACCTAGTTAGTAGTTACATTCCAGATTTGCACTTTTTAACTTTAGGATCCTCGAATTTGACTACCACCACCTATTTGTCCATGTGTAGAACATATCAGGTCCACATGCCTCAAACAAGGAGTTTCTTACTAAATATTGACTGCCAATagcaaaaccaaaaaataaaaagtactaAAAACACAAGAGAAAGATAGATTTGGCTGACCTTAACATCGGTTATATCTCCTACTGCAAAGATATTTTTATGACCACGAACCCTCATGTTTCTATCAACCATCAATCTTCCTTGCATATCCAAGTCATTCTGTAAAATACTCTCCCTAAGCCATGACGAACCCATTGGTTTAGCCGTGCACACAAAGTGGCAATCAGCTGCGATAACTTCTCCAGAAGATGTTTGAATAAAACCATCAGATACATTGTTCAAATTAACGGACTCATTCAAAACAACTTCAACATTTTTTGATATTAACCAATCAAGTGCCTTTTGGGAAGCCTTCAAGCCAATGAATTCTAGTAGCCTTGACCCCCTGTGCACAAGTGTCACCTTCTTTTCTGGAAAATCAATGGCAATTTCACCAGCAAGTTCAACACCAGTAGGGCCCCCTCCAACAATCAGGATTGATTCAGCAGAATTGATCTTTTCGAACTCTGGACACAGAAAGAGAATAAATTCAGATTTGATGCCAAAGGCTTCATCAAATGGTGAACAATTAAGACGTAGAAGTCAGCGTTAAGTATTGTAGCCTTGTCAGAGCACCTTcacgaaattaaaattaaaattctattttcattattttccttttcctttttaggACGGAGCCAGGATTTTTTCTTGGGTGTGCTATAGCTCTAAGCTACGTAACCTATTAAAGGAGCCTCCTAATATTGTTTCTCATATCATTGatcaaaatatacatataaaaacaCATTCAGGATAAATGAAATCATTATGAACAAAACTCAACAGCAAGAGTACATTTCATTAATAAGTAACAAATATAtacctagttttttttttttttttttttttgggggggggggggggggggggtgggggggcATAAGGAGCCTTCCCTCAAAaatgcacaagaagcatacaaCATAAGTAAGAAACAAACATGCTATGCAAGTATGTACAACAGAAACTACTCAAGTAAAATCCTAATATAATGAGAATACTTCAAAGACTCAAACAATTCACAAAAATCTATTCTATTAAGAGAGGAGCCCTTGTCaacttccccccccccccctttttttctaattttgcaCTCACTTTTGAATACACAATATTGACATGAGGAGGGctaaatagtaattttgtactttttgacaaaatgacaatcatatccctatttttcctattttaccctctttttttttacaaaatgacaatcatatccctatttttcctattttaccatcacttttgatacacaatatttacataaggaggacaaaaaacagtaaaatatgcacttattaagagaaattgtcccaccatcattttttcatacttttttaaaattttaaaaactaatcacactccttaataaaaaaacaaaaaataaaatgaaattgttcacacacacaaagtgtgtgctcaTCGGctagtatataataaaaaaaactcaacAAACATAAACAACCAAGTACAATCCTAACTCCTTAATCCCATAACCTAAATTAAGTGAAACATGTGAAGTATTAAAGCTTCTTAACACTTACTCGGGTAAGCTGAGTGGGACTAAATCATTTCAACTACTACTGGTAGAGCGGTTAAAAGTCCACAAATGCAATctcagagaaaaaaaaagtaaacgtATGAGATTTCTTACATGAGTTATGTGGATTTATAAGTTAAGTTTaatttgaaattgggtgaaGTACTAAATGCAATAGCTATCATAAACAGTGACCACAAGACCACAAATGCAGTGATACTTATGAATCTTTATGTATTACCTGCCTGGTACTGACTGAGCCTCGCAACTCTGGTTTTTGGAACAGAGTCCTTGTGACCAGTGGCAATAACAAGGTAATCATATACAAGCAAACGGCCATCTGTAGTCAATACTTCACGGTCTGTGATGTTAGCTGCAGTAGATGCAACAATCCGCACATTTGGAAGGTAATCGCAGTGATTAATGATGGATCTTTTGGCAAATGATGGCTCCACCATTGCCCTCAAGCTTCCCCATGGGATCTCAAAATACTCCTTCCTAAGGTGTAAACAAAAACGTCATTAAAAAGGAACAAAGAATAAAATAACTTGATACATCAATAATTATAGTTGTATCGATACTAAATTATGCATACTGAGGAATAAGTGGACATGAAACCAGAAATGACGCAAAAGAAACCATGATTCTTGTTTACAAATAAGTAATCTACTGGAGAAATTCCAAGAGAGCATCAACCAGGTACAAAGAAGGATAACTAAAACCAGAGAAAACACATCATCTTAATCATAAATAAGATGGGGACatgtaataaaactcaaatcaaGGGAACCATGACAGGTCTTGGTTGTTGCATGTAGGTAGGGAAATGATAGGTGTCTTTAACATTCCAATTTAATATGGTATGAGCAGATGTATTTAGCATGGTCagatgatgagagagagagagagagagagagagagagagagagagagaatacatGGTTACATAGTATTTTTACTTCATGTTGCGCCATAAACATGTGCCAATTTAAACTGGAAAAAACTGCCTTACTCAACAGTTGCATGACAAAGTAATGCATTTTACCATTCAAAACGTTTAAACAGGTCATCTTGAATCTTCTACATGCAAAACATGGCTAGTTCAGTGACACCACTTCCTTCTTTTCATCTATCATGTTTACTATCTCCACTGGAGTAATTAATAGACAAGTACACCCAAAAAGCCTTGCGCTGCCTGCTATACATGATCATTGATCAAACAATTGAAAAATTCATAAAACAAATAGaacaaaaaattgtaaatagttttatgttaaaaaaaaattaaacaaaaaagtaATAATATGGTAAAAGAATGAAACGAAGTCCAGTGGCGTTTCTTGTACACTCCTGATGAAAACTATTACTAAATAGGGGTACACCTAGTTTTCTTCCCTTTCTACGCTTTCATCTATGACAAAACTTCTTTCTTAAACTCTTCAATTGGTGTCTGAGCTAAACTCATTGATTACGATCTTAGAAAGCCTGAAAATCATGAAGATACTTATTTGCAATAAATCTATTCTCATCCATTTAAACCTCGAATGGTGTTAATATGCCTCAGCAGCTGAGCatcatttcatttttcaaattATTAGAAAAACTCGAATATTCAGTTGAAACTTGCCAGGAGCCACCACATCACAAGTCGAATATTTGGTTTCCCacacataaatttaaaatatcattGGTTCAAAAGGTACAAACCAAGATCGTTGGGGCACAAATGCATCCACAAAAGACAGCAAGAGCAACCACAGAAATCACAATGACTTAGATCAGTACCCTTAGTCTATTTCACCATTTCAGACTACTTCTTCCAATAATCATGAGCCATAGCCTCCTCAATTCAAACATCTGAATCCTTTATTCTACTGTCATTCAGCTAAATAATAAGCCTTAAGGTAATTCTACCTCATTGCATATTTGCAAACCGTCTCCTTTTTCCACAGAATCATTGCTTATTCATCTTCAGAGAAAAGACATTTCCATAACTTTTACTTTCAATCTGAAATCAATTCCATACATATTTCATTCAAATCGGTGCTTTCAGGATAGAAAAGAACTGTTGCTTGTCCAGACATCAAGTACCTCCTGTTCATGTGAATTAGCTGTGTTTGGTATGCAGTCTTATCAAAACTAAACCCTCACACCGCCTGCCCTTCGTCCAAAAACAGAAAGGGGTCTAAACTACGCTCAAAATCCGGGCTGTAAATTGTCTTTGTTTTCAGTTTCTTCATCTTCTATTCATGCAGCAATAAGGTTGCACTTGCACCCCCTACTGGTCTCTATAGTGAATTCTTATCGTAGAAGGTATCCCTGCACTTGACTTTTCTAAGATAACTATCTACGGAACCCAGCAACACAGAAACTAGAGGAGCACATCATTTAGAAACATCTTTCAAAATACATGATTTACATTATCCCAATACATCCTTCGAGAAATCATGAATCACTAGCTTTGTAGGATTGTCCGATAAATATGAGTTAGCATTCATACATGATTTACATTAGCCCAAAGAACCATGAAAATAAAAGCAATACCACTCTTTTTCTTACTACTATTCCTACATCAAACAGCACCATAATAAAAGTTACACaaagatatatatattatttgcaCAAAGGCTCTTTATTTTAGTTTCTCGGTGCAGATAGCCGGGCTTTGAGTGAAGTGTGCATAGAGAACGGACCTCTGTTAAATTAAAAGTTAGCTTTCTGTCGGCTCATAAGGTTATCATTTTCTCTAAATACACAGAAAACCAATCCAATTGCAAAATCAAATTCTATGACCATATTCTGCCGCATAACACAGCATAGCATAGCAAATTCAAGGTCattgataaaaattgaaactCCTCTCTCTGCACTCAAGTTCGAATTCCCTCCCCGTAGTTTAAATAAGATTAAAGTATTGCTGAATGATCGTCGGATGATagaaaacaagtaaagtaaTGGGTTTAGAAGCATGGCTTACTGATCAACAAGGACAACATCAGCGCAGAACTGGAGAGAATGGGCTACGACGGAGCCGCCGAC
This is a stretch of genomic DNA from Malus domestica chromosome 02, GDT2T_hap1. It encodes these proteins:
- the LOC103418480 gene encoding uncharacterized protein isoform X2 → MVEPSFAKRSIINHCDYLPNVRIVASTAANITDREVLTTDGRLLVYDYLVIATGHKDSVPKTRVARLSQYQAEFEKINSAESILIVGGGPTGVELAGEIAIDFPEKKVTLVHRGSRLLEFIGLKASQKALDWLISKNVEVVLNESVNLNNVSDGFIQTSSGEVIAADCHFVCTAKPMGSSWLRESILQNDLDMQGRLMVDRNMRVRGHKNIFAVGDITDVKEIKQGYLAQRHAEVTAENLKLLLSGRNESKMATYKPGLEMALVSLGRKEGIAQFPLVTISGCIPGMIKSGDLFVGKTRKRLGLKP
- the LOC103418480 gene encoding uncharacterized protein isoform X1; translated protein: MAAAQESSDAEMKRVVVIGGGVGGSVVAHSLQFCADVVLVDQKEYFEIPWGSLRAMVEPSFAKRSIINHCDYLPNVRIVASTAANITDREVLTTDGRLLVYDYLVIATGHKDSVPKTRVARLSQYQAEFEKINSAESILIVGGGPTGVELAGEIAIDFPEKKVTLVHRGSRLLEFIGLKASQKALDWLISKNVEVVLNESVNLNNVSDGFIQTSSGEVIAADCHFVCTAKPMGSSWLRESILQNDLDMQGRLMVDRNMRVRGHKNIFAVGDITDVKEIKQGYLAQRHAEVTAENLKLLLSGRNESKMATYKPGLEMALVSLGRKEGIAQFPLVTISGCIPGMIKSGDLFVGKTRKRLGLKP
- the LOC103408779 gene encoding dnaJ protein homolog, with product MFGRAPKKSDNSKYYEILGVSKTASQDDLKKAYRKAAIKNHPDKGGDPEKFKELAQAYEVLSDPEKREIYDQYGEDALKEGMGGGGGGHDPFDIFQSFFGGNPFGGGGSSRGRRQRRGEDVIHPLKVSLEDLYNGTSKKLSLARNKICSKCKGKGSKSGASMKCPGCQGSGMKVSIRHLGPSMIQQMQHPCAECKGTGETINDKDRCTQCKGEKVVQEKKVLEVIVEKGMQNGQKITFPGEADEAPDTITGDIVFVLQQKEHPKFKRKGDDLFFEHTLSLVESLCGFQFVLTHLDGRQLLIKSQPGEVVKPDQFKAINDEGMPMYQRPFMKGKLYIHFTVEFPDSLNPEQCKALEAVLPPKTSAQLTDMELDECEETTLHDVNIEEEMRRKQAHAHEAYDDDEDMHGGAQRVQCAQQ